In Lysobacter firmicutimachus, one genomic interval encodes:
- a CDS encoding PP2C family serine/threonine-protein phosphatase: protein MGWQVHAASATGKSHLDKGIPCQDAFAYRVDGERLVAAVCDGAGSAAHSEIGSRLIADAVVAALAERLAAQPQWLQADEDGFAGFAGEAVAFAREALVARARRDGAALSSYAATLVAYVGDAQRGWFVHVGDGLGVAEPAQSDAPARISLPHNGEYANETYFVTGEAWRGCLRVLAVSEPVERVALMSDGAMPFAMQKGNAGLYRPFMDPVERYLRTVDEAAGSRALHGTLDDPRTHGITSDDKTLLIALRS, encoded by the coding sequence ATGGGCTGGCAGGTACATGCGGCATCGGCGACCGGCAAATCCCACCTCGACAAAGGCATCCCGTGCCAGGACGCGTTCGCGTACCGGGTCGACGGCGAACGCCTGGTCGCGGCGGTATGCGACGGCGCCGGTTCGGCCGCGCACAGCGAGATCGGTTCGCGGTTGATCGCCGATGCGGTGGTCGCGGCGCTGGCCGAACGGTTGGCGGCGCAGCCGCAGTGGTTGCAGGCCGACGAGGACGGCTTCGCCGGGTTCGCGGGCGAGGCCGTCGCATTCGCCCGCGAGGCCCTGGTCGCGCGCGCGCGGCGCGACGGCGCGGCCTTGTCGAGCTATGCCGCGACTCTGGTGGCCTATGTCGGCGACGCGCAGCGCGGCTGGTTCGTGCATGTCGGCGACGGTCTCGGCGTGGCCGAGCCGGCACAGTCCGACGCGCCGGCGCGGATCTCGTTGCCGCACAACGGCGAATACGCCAACGAAACCTACTTCGTCACCGGCGAGGCCTGGCGCGGCTGCCTGCGAGTGCTTGCGGTGAGCGAGCCGGTGGAGCGGGTGGCGTTGATGTCCGACGGCGCGATGCCGTTCGCGATGCAGAAGGGCAATGCCGGTCTGTATCGTCCGTTCATGGACCCGGTCGAGCGCTATCTGCGCACGGTCGACGAAGCCGCAGGCAGCCGCGCCTTGCACGGCACGCTGGACGATCCGCGCACGCACGGCATCACGTCCGACGACAAGACCCTGCTGATCGCGCTGCGGAGTTGA
- a CDS encoding multidrug effflux MFS transporter: MSAPSESPTAPARALPLSLRRLALLLGGLAMFGPFSIDTIFPAFPVMGAELGADKLAMQQTISVYLVAYALMSVVHGPLSDAIGRRKVILGGLGVFTLASAACALSEQLSTLLFFRAIQGLSAGVGLIVGRAVIRDLLHGDDAQRLMSQVMMIFGIAPAIAPVIGGWILGWAHWPAIFWFLVGFSVLLWIAVAAGLPETHPPQARLSLKPKRLLRDYVAIWLNPRFQRLTAVGAFNFGALFLYIGSAPAFVLDILKLSEREFAWFFVPTIGGMVLGSFASGRAAGKIGGDRLVGIGFAFCALAIALNLGYNLLAPAPQVPWAVLPMCILAFGIALVFPIVTLSILDMYPHQRGSASSLQAFGGLVVNAVLAGVISPLVSGSAIVLAIVSSALTAAAWGFWCWEAWVSRSGRCARVPEDAPVIEPQDSL; the protein is encoded by the coding sequence ATGAGCGCACCTTCCGAATCCCCCACGGCGCCCGCGCGGGCCTTGCCGCTGTCGCTCCGTCGCTTGGCCTTGCTGCTCGGCGGCCTGGCCATGTTCGGCCCGTTCTCGATCGACACGATCTTTCCCGCGTTCCCGGTGATGGGCGCCGAACTCGGCGCCGACAAGCTGGCGATGCAGCAGACCATCAGCGTCTACCTGGTCGCCTACGCGCTGATGAGCGTGGTGCACGGGCCGCTGTCCGACGCGATCGGCCGGCGCAAGGTGATTCTCGGCGGGCTGGGGGTGTTCACCCTGGCGTCGGCGGCGTGCGCGCTGTCGGAGCAATTGTCGACGCTGCTTTTCTTTCGCGCGATCCAGGGGCTCTCGGCGGGCGTCGGCCTGATCGTCGGCCGCGCGGTGATCCGCGACCTGCTGCACGGCGACGACGCGCAGCGGCTGATGAGCCAGGTGATGATGATCTTCGGCATCGCCCCGGCGATCGCGCCGGTGATCGGCGGCTGGATTCTGGGCTGGGCGCATTGGCCGGCGATCTTCTGGTTCCTGGTCGGTTTCTCGGTGCTGCTGTGGATCGCGGTCGCGGCCGGCCTGCCCGAGACCCATCCGCCGCAGGCGCGGCTGTCGCTCAAGCCCAAGCGGCTGCTGCGCGACTACGTGGCGATCTGGCTCAATCCGCGGTTCCAGCGCCTGACCGCGGTCGGCGCGTTCAATTTCGGCGCGCTGTTCCTGTACATCGGTTCGGCGCCGGCGTTCGTGCTCGACATCCTCAAGCTCAGCGAGCGCGAGTTCGCCTGGTTCTTCGTGCCGACCATCGGCGGCATGGTGCTGGGCTCGTTCGCCTCCGGCCGCGCCGCCGGCAAGATCGGCGGCGACCGCCTGGTCGGCATCGGCTTTGCTTTCTGCGCACTCGCCATCGCCCTGAACCTGGGCTATAACCTGCTGGCGCCGGCGCCGCAGGTGCCGTGGGCGGTGCTGCCGATGTGCATCCTCGCGTTCGGCATCGCCCTGGTATTCCCGATCGTGACCTTGTCGATCCTCGACATGTACCCGCACCAACGCGGCTCGGCCTCGTCGCTGCAGGCCTTCGGCGGCCTGGTGGTGAACGCGGTGTTGGCCGGCGTGATCTCGCCGCTGGTCAGCGGCAGCGCCATCGTCCTGGCGATCGTGTCCTCGGCGCTGACCGCGGCCGCCTGGGGCTTCTGGTGCTGGGAAGCCTGGGTCTCGCGCAGCGGCCGCTGCGCGCGGGTGCCGGAGGACGCACCGGTAATCGAGCCGCAGGATTCGCTGTAA
- a CDS encoding vWA domain-containing protein, with the protein MTQTAIPDVSLVDNTEQRTPLVLVLDCSGSMNGQPVQQLNEGLKLLERELKDDVIAAKRVRVLVIRYGGFDHAEVVGDWCDAMDFAAPALEADGTTPTGRAVELALTEIENEKQRFKQAGVAYTRPWLFLMSDGSPTDAWEAAAKRAREAELANKVAIFPIAVGEGSQEQAMGQFSSKGLAGVKRLHGLQFRELFLWLSASMQVVSQSRPGGQAQLPSTDTWSAVPT; encoded by the coding sequence ATGACGCAGACGGCGATCCCCGACGTATCCCTGGTCGACAACACCGAACAGCGCACGCCGCTGGTGTTGGTGCTCGACTGTTCCGGCAGCATGAACGGCCAGCCGGTGCAGCAGTTGAACGAGGGCCTGAAGCTGCTCGAGCGCGAACTCAAGGACGACGTCATCGCGGCCAAGCGGGTGCGCGTGCTGGTGATCCGCTACGGCGGCTTCGATCACGCCGAAGTCGTCGGCGACTGGTGCGATGCGATGGATTTCGCCGCGCCGGCGCTGGAAGCCGACGGCACCACGCCGACCGGGCGCGCGGTCGAACTGGCCCTGACCGAAATCGAGAACGAGAAGCAGCGCTTCAAGCAGGCCGGCGTCGCCTATACCCGGCCGTGGCTGTTCCTGATGTCGGACGGTTCGCCGACCGATGCCTGGGAAGCGGCGGCCAAGCGCGCGCGCGAAGCCGAATTGGCCAACAAGGTCGCGATTTTCCCGATCGCGGTCGGCGAGGGCTCGCAGGAACAGGCCATGGGCCAGTTCAGCAGCAAGGGGCTGGCCGGAGTGAAGCGCCTGCACGGTCTGCAATTCCGCGAACTGTTCCTGTGGCTCAGCGCGAGCATGCAGGTGGTGTCGCAGTCGCGGCCGGGCGGACAGGCGCAATTGCCTTCCACCGACACTTGGTCCGCGGTGCCGACCTGA